TTGCGCTTGAGAAAGAAATCGGAGAGAAGCTCTCCCAATTCGGACGTGAATATCCCAACGATCGTCTGGGCGAGGTGACGATCACTCCGATCAGCCCGACAAGTGTGATTTTGGGAAAGCAGATGACTCCTTCCGACGTGGAGGTGCGCAGGCTCTGGCCCGATGGCATGCTCCGCTTGTTTCTGAGTCATTTGGCTGTGCACAAGGTGGCGGTCTCGAAACTGAAAGATGAACTGAAGTCACGGGGAGTCGCGGCCTTTGTTGCTCACGAGGACATCGAACCAAGCTTGGAATGGCGGAACGAAATCGAGTTGGGTTTGCGATCCATGCACGCCTTGGCGGCGCTACTGACCCTTGGTTTCCATGAGAGCAATTGGACTGATCAAGAGATGGGTTGGGCACTAGGCCGAGGCGTGCTTGTGCTGCCTGTGCGTGTCGGGATCGATCCCTACGGTTTCGCCGGGAAATATCAGGGCATCAGTGGTTCTCTTGAGCAACCAGCGGTTCTCGCTTCGAGCATCGTCGAGGTTTTGCTGGCCAACAATCAAACGCACGGCGAAATGCGCCGGGCACTCGTAGCGAGTTTCACAAACGCCAGATCGTTTCAGATGGCGAAATCACTCCGCGCCTTGGTGGTGCAAGTTCAAGATTTCACCGACGAAGAGAAAGAAGCTCTCCGCAAGGCGTGCGTGAACAACGAACAGGTGAAGGGCGCGTTCGGCGTCACAGAAGCTATTTATAGAGCGTTTGGAAAACCGACTGACGTGAAAACTTCCGATGCGTCCGACGTTTCTTTCTAAACTACATCCTCGCGCAATCGAGGAGCTTGATAACTTTCTCAGGTGTCGCGTTTCCGATTTCCATTCAGGGCAAATGCCTTTCCCCGCGTTCGAGTCTGCGTCTCGCACTCCCCATTCCAGCGGGGACACCCCGCAACGCCCCGATGTCGGCTGATGCCGGGGATTTCCAGCGCGAGCGTTCAGGTTCATCACTCCGGCGCTTCCGCTCAGGGTCCGGCTCACGGCCATTCGCTGCGGTCTGGGACGGCTTGGGTTTCCGCGCTCACGGCCGCCTCTGGCGATTCATCGTCCGAGCAGGACCACTCGCCAGGATCGCTCTCGTCGCGCCGTTGTTCGTCGTGCGCCCGCCGTAGCGGGCACCCGCGCTCCTCACCCGTCCTGCCGCAGAACCGGCATCGGGGGCCCTCGCCAATGCTTCGGCCATTTTCGCGCTAACGCACTTCATCACGGATCTTCTTCTAGCGAAGCCACACCCTGAGGGCTGCCTCATGATAGCACCTGCGGCAGCCGGCGGGCACACGTACTCCCTCGTTTCTCTCACTCTCGGCGAAGTGGTCCAACTCAACAACCCCGCCAGCGTTGCCGACTACCTGCGTTCTGCCTTCGACGAGAAGCCGATGCAGGAGGCGTTCTAATGCGTCCATCTCGACCGCAAGAACCACCCCATCGGCCGTCATCTCGTCACCCTCGGCACGGCCACGTCGACCCGGGTGGCCCCCCGTGAAGTCTTCCGGGGCGCCATCCTCGCCAGCGCCACGGCCCTCGTGGTTGCCCACAACCATCCCTCCGGCGACCCGCCTCTCAGCGCCGCCGACATCCAGATGACACGCCACCTTCGGGAAGCCGCCAAGGTGATCGACATCGACCTCATCGACCACGTCATCGTGGGCGACGCGAAGGCCGCCCCGCAGAAAATCGGCCACTATTCCTTCCGCGCCGCGGGCCTCTTGTGAGGCCCTTTTTTCGGACGACGTCCGCGATTCCGGCGAGCGGATCGCGCGTTGACTCAGGCCCCGGTCTCGCGATGGTCCCTCAACACGGGCCAGCCGCCCCGGGGGAAACCTCGGGGCGGAAGTTTTTTATATCCGGTGCCCGTCCGCGTGATTGAAAACTGAATGATAGTTCAAACTCGGTTTGAACTACCACGATTTTATCAATCAGGCGGAGCGTTTCTGCGCCGCCGCACGCTCGGGGTGCTCGAAAGCATCCGCGAAGTCTTCCATGTCGCGATCCGACATCCCCAAGGCTCGCCCGGCCTCGCGCCATCCGGCCACGGCGCGCTCGACTTCACCCAAGATTGCTTTCCCCCGCGGAAGCGACAGTCGGAAGTAGGCAATCACGGACATCAAAGCCTCGACCGTCGCCTCCGGACCGGTGTCGGCCGACACCCAAGTCTTCAACTCACGCGCCCGGTCCGGAAACGGATTGAGATCGAAAGCCGGAGCGAGCCGCCAAAGGCCGCGCTCCGCGTGGAGGAAGCCATGATTGCGGAGGTGATCGTCCACGTTGGTGATGAGGATCGAAAAGGCCATTCGCCGCCACAGCTCCTCGATATCGGTTTGAGCCGCCGCCCCATTCATGCGGAGAGCATCCACAATTTCCGTGTAGCTGTGTTCCTGGGCGCCGGCGGATTCCACGCCGAGGAGCGTCGCGGCCGAAACATACATCAAACGCCGGCCATCGAGTGTCCGGTCGAAGCGGCGAATCAAGGCGACGGGCACGCCATCGTTGTCTACGATTCGCGCAGCGGCGACGTTGAGTCCGGCAGCCTTCGCCAAGGTCATGGCGAGCACCTCGCCCTTCGTGACCGCGCGTTCGTCCTGCACGCTTGGAAACTTCCCAATCGCCAGCATCCCGTCGTCATCCACCACGGAGCACTTCGGTCGCAAGCCACCAAGCGAGGTGCCGCGGCCCCGCAGGTAAGCGAGATCGGCGGCGGTCTCTGTTTCGGTTTCCACCGCGCGCGAGGCGCTCATCAGTTGCTGCAATTCCAGCAGCGGTGGGGCGGTGCGACGTGCCGGCTCTGAGGCGCGCTGAAACACGCCGGCCTCATCGCGAAAGCGCAGCGCCCCGCCGCGACTGCCGTCGTCCACGGCCAGTAGGAAATCGACGGCATTGAGCTGGGCCGATGCGGCTTCAGCTCCCGCGCGCTTGGCCGCCTGGCGTCGCTTCGCGTGGTCGCGCAGGATGACGCGCCGGCCCCAACCATCCGGTTCCGTGTCGGCAATTGCCGCGTGAAACACGGAACCTTCCGCCGTCTTTCGATGAAACTGCGAGCCGGTGACGAGCGGCAGATTCGGTTCGAGGGCGAAACGGTCTGCGGCAGCGAGCCAGGTTTCGTCGTAAACGAAAGCCGCATGCTCCCGCGCGCCGCTCTGATCGTAATGCAGGGCGCCGACGAGACGGCCCTCGTTGCCGAGGAAGACTTGGAGAGTGCGTTTCATGACGAAGTCGGAGTTGTCTTGACGCGCACGCGTTTCGGCAATCGGGCTTCATCCAATTGAAGGCCCACGTCGTCGCGTTTGGGATCGACCAACTCGCCGAGGGCGTTGCCGAGACCCAGGACAAAGAGGGCCATCGCGTAAGCACCCATCGCCACGGTCGGGTCGCCCTTCTCGACCCGGCGATAGGTATTCGTGGCCACGCCCATCCGTTCCACCATCATGGCGACGGTGAAGTGGCGTTTACGGCGTGCCGTGGCCAGATCCTGCCCCAGCTTGGCCAAGGCACGGCGGGTCGGCGGCGGCAGGAGGTCATGGAGAGAGGAGCGCATGTTAAAAGGCTATGGATGGACTCTTACAGGATTTAATGAGCAATACATTGATATTTATGTGGGGAATGTCGAGAGCGATTCTGCGCTGGCGGTTAGGCGGCGGCAGGACGTTTGAGCAGAGCAGGTTGCGGCGGCGTAACGTTCTTTTCGGCCGGCAGGCGGCCGAGGAGTTCATCCCGGATGTGCCGCCAGGTCGAATCCTCCATTGCGACCAATTTCGCCCGCAGCTCGCCGAGATTGAAGGCCTCGGCCGGTTGCGCCGAGCGGTCCTGTTGCACCGCGCCGCGCGTTGGTTGTCGCGTTTCATCTTTCGGATTGAAGAAACCCGCTGCCTTCATGACGCGGCGCACCCGATCGGTGAGATGATCAGCGTTGAGGCGGTAGTGCGCCTCCAATTCCGGAAAGGCATAGACCGGCAGACGCGGCGCGGGCTTCGCCAACGCCTTTTCGAGCAAGCTGCGCTGGAGCGGGAAGATCGGGATTTCCACCGTCTCGCCTGTCTTTGCCGTTTTCACGGTCACGAAGCCGCCTTCGAGATCGACCGAGCTGCGCAATCACGTTTGCGTTCGCAAACCTATTCGGCGTGCTGCTCGCGGATGGAATCCAGTGCTCGCGCCACCGCAGCGCGGGCTCGCGGGGTCGGAATGCGCCGCAACCAACCTTGCACTTCCTTCCACCGCAGTCCCTTCAAGTTTGTCTCCGGCAGACTTCCGGTAACGGCGCTGCGATTCATGGCCGCGAAGTAGGCGAAATCGAAGATCGCCTTTTCGGGCGAGGCGACAAATCCATCCACGCTGGGATCGTAGTCGTAGCCGCCGAAAGGCTCAGGCTTGATGCGGTGCAGGGCGATGCGGGCTCCGAGCATTTCCACTTCACCCGGCCGCCCCAAGGTCACGGCAAATTGTGTCTGAGGAATTTGCTGAATCCGGTTGTGCAACCGCAAAGCAGACCAACCGGAGAGATATGCCTGATAGGGATCGGCCGCGGCCGTGACGAGGCTACCGGGCTTGAAGGAGGTCGCGCCGGGGAGCCAGGTTCCCC
This genomic window from Opitutaceae bacterium contains:
- a CDS encoding toll/interleukin-1 receptor domain-containing protein, coding for MTPSDVEVRRLWPDGMLRLFLSHLAVHKVAVSKLKDELKSRGVAAFVAHEDIEPSLEWRNEIELGLRSMHALAALLTLGFHESNWTDQEMGWALGRGVLVLPVRVGIDPYGFAGKYQGISGSLEQPAVLASSIVEVLLANNQTHGEMRRALVASFTNARSFQMAKSLRALVVQVQDFTDEEKEALRKACVNNEQVKGAFGVTEAIYRAFGKPTDVKTSDASDVSF
- a CDS encoding type II toxin-antitoxin system HipA family toxin, which translates into the protein MKRTLQVFLGNEGRLVGALHYDQSGAREHAAFVYDETWLAAADRFALEPNLPLVTGSQFHRKTAEGSVFHAAIADTEPDGWGRRVILRDHAKRRQAAKRAGAEAASAQLNAVDFLLAVDDGSRGGALRFRDEAGVFQRASEPARRTAPPLLELQQLMSASRAVETETETAADLAYLRGRGTSLGGLRPKCSVVDDDGMLAIGKFPSVQDERAVTKGEVLAMTLAKAAGLNVAAARIVDNDGVPVALIRRFDRTLDGRRLMYVSAATLLGVESAGAQEHSYTEIVDALRMNGAAAQTDIEELWRRMAFSILITNVDDHLRNHGFLHAERGLWRLAPAFDLNPFPDRARELKTWVSADTGPEATVEALMSVIAYFRLSLPRGKAILGEVERAVAGWREAGRALGMSDRDMEDFADAFEHPERAAAQKRSA